Within Ovis aries strain OAR_USU_Benz2616 breed Rambouillet chromosome 3, ARS-UI_Ramb_v3.0, whole genome shotgun sequence, the genomic segment TCTTTCAAAACATATTGAGAACCTATGATATGTCTGGTTCTACATAGCTACTGAGAGGTAAAAGAGTGAACAGATAACTGACCCATCTATAATGATGtatgcaataaatatttctaGTGAGTCCAAtccttttgaatttttctaaAGCTAAAATCTGTTAGaaatactgattttctttttggatATATCCAAATTAATGTATTGCCATCTCTGAGTTTTAAATAGATAAGTCTGATAGTTTGCAGACATCAAGGAACTAGAATggtgaatgaagaaagaaactgaaattacCAAAAAACTTACTCCAATGGAAGGTAATCATGACTTTAATTAGCTGTGTAATCATAATCATCCCCAAGATGAAGTTGACAGTATAAATGGTCTCAAACTCATGCACAAATGCCCCTCTCTTGAGGACATACATATTCACAGGCAGTATTTGCAGTGGATAGTGCTCTCTGAGTTGCCAGCTGACTGTCATTAAGGTTCTATTCCATTTAGACCTATGAAGAAGGGTCTTACGTCTTAAagctgaagtaaaaaaaaaacacatttatttaaaacatctgAGATTCTTAGAAGATTTTGAAAATTGTAATTGCTGATGTCTCACAGAAAGGATAGATTTTTACATAGtgaataaaatgaatgttttattgTCTCAGACCTATGGATGTGCAGGAGCCTGCTGTTTGGATAAATAGAGAGTTTTTCCTGACTTAAGTGCAAACATGACTAATGAAGCTAAAGTGCACTGAATTTTGGCAAAATACCTGACAGAGGCAGCAGTGGGATTCAGGCCCTTGGAGAAAATAGGATGCTGCAATTTTATTAGACACATTCCAAGAGTAAAACAATAATGTCTTGATGAAAACATATTTCTAGATACTTTTCAACCCATAAATAACAAAGCATTAAGAAAACACAACAAAGAGGCTTTATGTCTATGTTTtcaatggaaaaatatttacacaagtacattacatatatatatatatatatatatatatatgaaagttgtatACTTACAGTCAATTTCTAAGCCAAAAACTGTAAATATTTACAtggcaaaaaaattttaatatgatttttctGTATTATACCTCATATGAATAAATCATTATTTAATAAAGCTTCTCATATTTAGCTATTATAAAAGTACATATTATGTATTTTGTATAAATGTCCTTTATTTCCTTAGTTTATTTTATCAGAAAAGGAATTTCTGAGGCAAAGGCCACTTACGTTTTAGAATTGTGATGTGTATTGTCACATTTGGCTTCCAATTTGTAATATCATTTACATAATACAAAAGTGTCTGGGTCTCTCTTTCACACTGTTGGGATTATGGGTTGTGAAGgatttccatctttatttttttgcttgaaTTCTGAATCAACTAGATGTAGGCAAGTAAATGGAGATGAATACCAGTTTTATATAGAGGTAttgaaaacatagctttgaatatTCTGTAAGAAAATCTTGAATTATATCTCTAGGTAGGCAGTGCTAGAAATCCACATCTACCCCACCACCTGGGATAAATCCTTTTGCTAAATGACTTCAAAGAGTCTGAAATCTGTCTGTAGACAGACAGTACATGACAGGAAATGGAATAGGATGAATCTAatatagcatcagttcagttcagttgctcagtagtgtccgactctttgcaaccccatgattcgcagcacgccaggcctccctgtccatcatcagctcccggagttcactcagattcaggtccatccaatcagttatgccatccaaccatcttatcctctgtcatccccttttcctcctgcccccaatccctccgagcatcagagtgtttttttttggtttaattttttaattttttaattttttttttaattttagttttttattttttaaattttaaaatctttaattcttacatgcattcccaaacatgaacccccctcccacctccctccccataacatctttctgggtcatccccatgcaccagccccaagcaccagcatcagagtcttttccaataagtcaactcttcacattaggtggccaaagtactggagtttcagctttagcaacattccttccaaagaaatcccagggctgatctccttcagaatggagtagTTGGATCTCCtaacagtccaagggactctcaagagtcttctccaacaccacagttcaaaacagagatgttatggggagggaggtgggagggggttcatgtttgggaacgcatgtaagaattaaagattaaaaaaaaatttaaaaacaaaaacaaaaacaaacaaacaaacaaaaaaagcatcaatttttcagcgttcaggcttcttcacagtccaaatctcacatccatacacgactactggaaaaaccatagccttgactatatggaccttagtcggcaaagtaatgtctctgcttttgaatatgctatctaggttggtcataactttttttccaaggagtaagcgtcttttaatttcatggctgcagtcaccatctgcagtgattttggagcccccaaaataaggtctgacactgtttccactgtttccccatcaatttccaatgaaatgatgggaccagatgtcatgatcttcgttttctgaatgttgagctttaagccaactttttcactcttctctttcactttcatcaagaggctttttagttcctcttcactttctgccataagggtggtgtcatctgcatatctgaggttattgatatttttccctgcaaccttgattccagcttgtgtttcttccagtccagcatttctcatgatgtactctgcatagaagttatataagcagggtgacaatatacagccttgacatactccttttcctatttgaaaccagtctgttgttccatgcccagttctaactgttgattcctgacctgcatataggtttctcaagaggcaggtcaggtggtctggtattcccatctctttcagaattttccacagttgattgtgatccacacagtcaaaggctttggcatagtcagtaaagcagaaatagatgtttttctggaactctcttgctttttgcatgattcaacggatgttggcaatttgatctctggttcctctgcctattctaaaaccagcatgcttggggctggtgcatggggatgacccagtgagatgttttggggagggaggtgggaggggggttcatctttgggaatgcatgtaagaattaaagattttaaaattaaaaaaaaataataataattaaaaaaaacaaaaaaaacccaaaaaaaacAATTTACCAATTCATTATATTTATGCCTTCTGGATATGAgtgtttcaagatttttcttaTATATGAGTGAGTCCTATGtgtattttgaaatcattttggaATTTtagttgttaaataaaataaaattaatattaaaaaaaaataaaaccagcttgaacatcaggaggttcatggtccatgtattgctgaagcctggcttggagaattttgagcattactttactagcatgtgagatgagtgcaattgtgcagtagtttgagcattctttggcattgccttctttggaattggaatgaaaactgacctattccagtcctgcggccactgctgagttttccaaatttgctggcatattgagtgcagcactttcacagcatcatctttcaggatttgaaatagctcaactggaattccatcacctccactagctttgttcgtagtgatgctttctaaggcccacttgacttcacattccaggatgtctggctctagatgagtgatcacaccatcatgattatctgggtcgtgaagatctttttgtacagttcttctgtatattcttgccacctcttcttaatatcttctgcttgtgttaggtccagaccatttctgtcctttattgagcccatctttgcatgaaatgttcccttggtatctctaattttctcgaagagatctctagtctttcccattctattcttttcctctatttctttgcattgttcgctgaagaaggcttcttgctattctttggaactctgccttcagatgcttatatctttccttttctcctttgcttttcacttctcttcttttcacagctatttgtaaggcctccccagacagccattttgcttttttgcatttcttttccatggggatggtcttgatccctgtctcctgtacaatgtcacgaacctcattccatagttcatcaggcactctatctatcagatctagtcccttaaatctatttctcacttccactgtataatcataagggatttgattgaggtcatacctgaatggtctagcggtttccctactttcttcaatttaagtctgagtttggtaataaggatttcatgatctgagccacagtcagctcctggtcttgattttgctgactgtatagagcttctccatctttggctgcaaagaatataatcaatctgatttcagtgttgaccatctggtgatgtccacgtgtagagtcttctcttgtgttgttggaagagggtgtttgctatgaccagtgcattttcttggcaaaactctattagtctttgccctgcttcattcggcattccaaggccaaatttgcctgttactccaggtgtttcttgacttcctacttttgcattccagtcccctctaatgaaaaggacatcttttttgggtgttagttctaaaaggtcttgtaggtcttcattaagccgttcaacttcagcttcttcagcgttactggttggggcatagacttggattactgtgatatagcATATCCTTGTTCAAAATCCACCCATCATGCCAAGAATAGGTAGGAGGCAAGTCAGGAGTTGGCAGAACTGAAAGACTAAGAAAAATGTCCAAATCTTAGAAATAAAGCCTGACAGTGATTGCCTGTCTTTGAAATCTgattgtaaataagttcattcaaaaattatttaatatacagTAAAATATGTAGGTATTTGACTTTGCTATATATTCCAGACACTGTGAAGTGGCATATTAACTAGTGATACCCTAGAACTTACAATTTTATTGTATGATGATAACCAATCCAATATGTATTTGGTGTTTTCAGTTTCTAATAGATATTGAGCAGTAGTCTTTTGATCATAtctttattctttgatttcttctctggaacaacagacttaCCATCTTTCTTGTCCTACTgtctaaataaaagaaaatcttttgcaTGTAGTTTTTGAATAATTATACatctaatatttttttaactttaggaaaattatttcataatagaATAAACACCCATTTGGAAAGAATATAAAGAGTAGGGACTATGTATTTCTTCCTAATATTTACCACATTTCTATcctaatatattttcttaatcagATACACTTACTCTTAAGCCTTTGGTTAACATCACCTGTCATCATATCCCTCAAATGGGAAAATCAATTCTATTTAAAACAGAACAAATTGTATCTTTCCAGTCTTACTTTCCCATTGTCACttcttctgaatatttttctgggattctggTAAGCATCTTAAAATTTAGTCTAAATCAGGGTACTAAATAAATTATCAAGGCTACCCTAAAcctgtaatttaaaatttattaatgcttcttaatattttcaaataccaTGTTTAGATATGTTATCTAATGCAAGACATCTAAAATCAAGTAAgatcattactttgccaacaaagatctgtatagtcaaagctattgtttttccagtagtcgtgtacggatgtgacagctggacaaTGAAAATgtctgagcactaaagaactgatgcctttgaactgtggggctagagaagattcttgagtcacttggactgcaaggagatcaaggcagttaatcctaaaggacaccaaacctgaatattcattggatgaaGTGATACTGAAGCTtaggttccaatactttggccacctgatgtgaagagctgactcattgtaaatgACCTTGAtgatgggcaagactgaaggcaggagaagtggacaacagaggatgagatggtttgacagtatcaccaacacaatgggcttgagtttgagcaaactccgggaaatagtgaaggacaggaaagcctggtatgctgcagtccatggtgttgtgaagagttggacatgactgagtgactgacagaaCAACAGCAAAGATCAAATGACAGTATGGATACTCTAGTAATAAAAGACCATAACTTAAAGATCAGTCAAATTTGGTTAAAAACTCTCGCAGGGTATAGGTTCTTACACTATATAGGCACAGAGTTCTTAGACTATAGTCCTAATGTGCTATTTTGTGAAAAATTTCTCTAGTGTtaaaatattagtcactcagttatgtctgagtctttgaaccccatagactgtagcccaccagggtcctttgcccataggactctccaggcaagaatactggaatgggttgccatgccctcttccaggggatcttccagatccaggggttgaatcctggtctgctgcattgcaggcagattcttttccatctgcaTTTCTAGGGAAGTTCAAATTTCTCTAATCCTAAATGCATTAAAAGTATAAAGATGATTACAAATTCTTCCTCCCCAGTTTGTAATTTTTTCAGCATCTATTATTGGAAGATGTGGTTGATATACAAAATTGTACACATTTAATGTATGCAATTTGATGAGTTTGTACTTATGGTAGATaagtgaaaccatcaccacagtcaaggtAGAGGACAACCCATCAAACCTTTATTTTCAAGTAAAGGATAGTTAATATTTGTgtagagtttggatttttttttcaaaacctaaacctcaacattcagaaaactaaggtcatggcatccagtcccaatacttcatggcagatagatggggaaacagtggaacagtggctgactttatttttgggggctccaaaatcatgcagatggagactgcagccatgaaattaaaagatgcttactccttggcaggaaagttatgaccaacctagacagcatattagaaagcagagacattactttgccaacaaaggtccgtctaggcaaggctatagttttcccagtagtcttctatggatgtgagagttagactgtaaagaaagctgagcaccgaagaattggtgcttttgaactgtggtgttggagaagactcttgagagtcccttggactgcaaggagatccaaccagtacatcctaaaggagatcagacctgggtgttcattggaaagactaatgttgaattgaaaaacctgtattttggccacctaatgggaagagctgactcatttgaaaagaccctgatgctgggaaagattgagggcaggagcaggggacactagaggatgagatggctgaatggcatcaccgactcaatggacatgagtttgggtaaactctaggagttggtgatggacagggatgcctggagtgctgcagtccatggggtcgcaaagagtcagacaggactgagtgactaaactgaactgaaagcctgaTGCAATATCTTTTATCTTGGATTCCTTCAAGAGCTGAAAAAAATATGAGTctaatggagaacagtgtggagattccttaaaaaaactggaaataaaactgccttatgacccagcaaacccactgctgggcatacacacagaggaaacctgaattgaaagagacacatgtacccgaatgttcatcacagcactatttataatagccaggacatggaagcaacctaaatgtccatcagcagatgaatggataagaaagctgtagtacatatacacaatggagtattactcagccattaaaaagaatacatttgaatcagttctaatgaggtggatgaaagtggagtctattatacagagtgaagtaagccagaaagaaaaacaccaatacagtatactaaaacatatatatggaatttagaaagatggtaacgataaccttgtatgtgagacagcaaaagagacacagatgtatagaacagattttggaccctgtgggagagggagagggtgggatgatttgggagaattgcattgaaacatgtataatgtcatatatgaaatggaaaaaaaatgagtcTAACTTACCTGCTTTTAAAGATTCTGAAGTAATAATAAACCAAGGAATTTGTTATACCACTCTATTTATTCTTCATTCAAGCTGAAGTAAATTTACTAAACACCCTCAATCTTTTCAACAGTTATgccagaaaatattatttttttcagaaatatttgttcTTAAAATCTCTATATATTTAAACCCTGTAAGCTGTTGTCACTATTGCAGACACTGTGTATTCAACCTTCCAATTCACTCCTTATATTAATATCCATTTGTGGTACTTATTGCATCTTCAAGAATATACCTCATTATGTTTCTTAGCTATAAAAAAcactttatcattttttattttaggtttGATATATTGATGATGAattcatattgatttttttctagaaatttctgtttcactttttattttttatttatttattttttaattttactttattttactttacaatactgtactggttttgccatacatcaacatgaatctgccacaagtgtacacgagttcccaatcctcaaaccccctcccacctccctccccacatcatctctctgggtcatcccagtgcaccagtcccaagcatcctgtatcctgcatcaaacctagactggcgattcatttcttaaatgatattatacatgtttcaatgcaattctcccaaatcatcccaccctctccctctcccacagggtccaaaatctgttctatacatctgtgtctcttttgctgtctcacatacagggttatcgttaccatctttctaaattccatatatatgttttagtatactgtattggtgtttttctttctggcttacttcactctgtataatagactccactttcatccacctcattagaactgattcaaatgtattctttttaatgatggagtaatactccattgtgtatttgtaccacagctttcttatccattcatctgctgatggacatctaggttgcttccatgtcctggctattataagcagtgctgaaatgaacattggggtacaactgtctctttcaattcaggtttcctctgtgtgtatgcccagcagtgggtttgctgggtcataaggcagttttatttccagtttttaaggaatctccacactgttctccatagtggctgtactggttggCATTCccattaacaaaaaaataaaagcaaatgaagcaactgacaaacaactaatctcaaaaatatacaaacaactcatgcagctcaattccagaaaaataaacaacccaatcaaaaaatgggccaaagaactaaatagacatttctccaaagaagacatacagatggctaacaaatacaagaaaagatactcaacatcactcattatcagagaaaggcaaatcaagaccacaatgaggtaccacttcacaccatgcagaatggctgtgatccaaaagtctacaagcaataaattctggagagggtgtggagaaaagggaaccctcttgcactgttggtgggaatgcaaactagtacagtcactatggagaacagtgtttcACTTTTTCAAAGTTTGGTATATAACACATTACAATGAGGGCACATCACCAGGTCTTCCTGTTTCCGATAGCACTGATTAGAATTTCTTGtatagagttttctttttctacatatacatatgttacTTGTGATTATATATCTAAGATTTTAATTGCTCTGTATTTTACAAAGTGTACCAATTACACTCCTGTTGAGAGTTTATAAGAATTCCAGATTTTTGCCATCTCATTTGGACTCTTTGTGGGACACATGTGTGTTTGCAATCATGTTATTTTCATATACTTACttcctaaatatatatttatttggccagACTATgcatgaggtatgtgggatcttagttccctgaccagggattgaaccctgggccctcagcaatgaaatcacagagtcttaaccactggatcaccagggaagttccaaaatatttatttatgtgaggTACCTGTTGAAgatattttgctcattttctttgcttttcaaatcCGTTTTATTtggatataaattatatacaatgaaatgcaTCCATTTTAACTGTAAAGtttcagaaattttgaaaaatatagccATCAAAGTAATTACCACACCACAAGATATATAATGTCTCCCAAATTCCCAAAGCATCTCCTCATTTGCTTCCAGACAGTATATAGCTCACtttgatctcatttaatcattgACCTGCGTTTTGTCACTACGGGTTTGTTTCTCCCTTTCTAGAGTGTTAAATTTAGGGAACACAGCATGTACTGTTTTGTATCTGATATCtatcactcagcataatgtttttgaaattttctattgTATTTGTTTTAGCAGTTTATACCTTTGCACAGTTGAGTGGTTTTTTAATTGTATGAATAAACTAAAatatgtttctctcttttttttttttaaacaagcattTGACATATTTGAAATTTTGAGCTCTATGAGTCAAGTGGCTACAAAAAATCATGTATATCATTTTGGGGGATGTCGATTTCCATGTTTCTTAGGTGAATAGGAGAGTAATAGCTGAGACATAGGGtaactatgtttaactttttaagaaccTGCCAGAATATTTTCCCAAGCAGTTGTATCACTTCACATATGCCCACCAGCACTGAATGATAGTTCCAGCTGCTCTCTGTCCTTGTGACTTACATTGTCAGCCTATATCCTAATTGTTGCCATTAGAGTGAATGTTTGACTCATTTCAATTTGAATATTCTAATGATATTTCCAAGTTCCTATTGACTGTTCATGTAATTCCTTTATAAAGTGTCTACTaagttttgttgtcatttttatcTGGTAATTATCATTTACCTGGTAATTATAGTACTGGCTTAAACTCgtcattcaaaaagctaagagcgtggcatccagtcccatcactgcatgcaAATAGATTGGGatacaatggaaatggtgacagatttattttcttgggctccaaagtaactgtggatggtgattgtagccatgaaattaaagatgcttgcttcttggaagaaaagctatggcaaatctagacagtgtgctaaaaagcagagacatcactttgctgacaaatgtctggatagtcaaagctatggtttttctagtagttatgtgacataagagttggatcataaagaaagctgaagaagtgtggtgctggaggagactcttgagagtcccttggactgcaaggaggtcaaaccagtcagtcctaaaggaaataaaccctgaaaattcactggaagtactgatgctgaagctgaagctccaatactttggccacctgatgcaaagcgttgactcatttgaaaaggccctaatgctgggaaggattgaaggcaggaggagaagggagctatggaggatgaggtggttggattgtatcatctactcaatggacatgggtttgagtcaactccaggagaaggtaaaggacagggaagcctggcatgctacagtcgatggggtcacagagctggacacaattgagtgactgaacaaaaacaacaattatCATTGAGCTTTGATAGCAAATTGTTAAGGATGTTTGCATGTGTCATCATAAGGAGTGTTGATCTACAATTTTATTCTTGTAATTTCTTGGTCTGGTATTTGTATGAAGTTTACATGGATTTCATAAAGCATCCAAAAGtgttattttttgtgtgttctgTAACAATTTATATAGAAtgtgttatttatctttttgatagTATTCATTCACATGATTTTGGAGTTTTCTTTGTGAAAAGATTTTTAGATATTAATTTaatttctgaaacagaaagaaaggtaCTAAAAGAAAGATTCTCTATTTTTGAGTTAGGCTtgtaatatttatctttcaagtaactattctatttcatttaagATGTTAACAATATTGGTTTAACATTGCAGATAATAATCTCTATTAATATGTTGACATCTGGAAGCTCAACAGACTGACCATAACTAGACATTGTGATGATGATTTTACCATGTATAAAAATATGGAGTCACTGTGCATTTGAAGGTAATAAATAGTGTATATCAATTATAAGTCTAAAAAGGAAAGTCTTCTCTATGccaataatataaaatatctggaaatataatttaaaagaggTAAAAGGAATGACTTAAACATGGTAGGTCTGGTTAAAGAATTAAAAGTGATATATTTTGTTCTTCATAGAGCAATGTTCAATAATTAGTTCTTCAGTAAGTGAATTGAAGGGAAAATTAATGATTAAATGGCTTTGAAGTCAACCTGATTGGTTTACAAGCTAAAAAATTATGAAgttctttcttaaatttatgaAAATGAGATAGATGTGCATCTTTGAATTTGGCTTATTGACagatatattttactttcttaagagaaaagcatttttttttttgagtgagtCATCAAAGGCTTGTTTAACTTGCTTATTCCTCAGAGTATATATAAAAGGATTCAACATTGGTGATATGGAAGAAATAAGCAGTGATACACCTTTGTTAATATTTACCTCTTCTTTTGCAGATGGCTTGATATAGATGAAAATGCAACTGCCATAAGAGATGGAAAGTACAATCATGTGGGAAGAACATGTAgaaaaagctttttttctttgttgaagAGAAGGGAATTTTAGAATTGTCCTTATGGCGTAAATGTAGGAGAGAACTACACAAAGAAGAGTGATGATGAAGATCAGTACGGAACAGGCTATAACCATCTGCTCAATTAACCATGTGTCTGAGCATGAGATCTTCAGGAGAGGTGATATATCACAGACAAAATGATCAATGATGTTTGAATCACAGAATTCCAGATGAAAATCTAAGCTGAGTGGTGGGAGGATAGTCATAAGTGCTGCCATCCAGCAGCAGATGACCATtgttttgcacagtttgttgctCATGATCGTCATATAATGCAAGGGTTTGCAGATGGCTACGTAACGATCATATGACATGGCTGCCAAGAGAAAAAATTCAGTTACCCCAAAGAGATCGGTTAAAAATAGTTGTATGAAACATGCCTTATAGGTAATCACTCTGTCCCCAGTTGATATATTGTAGAGGAATCTTGGAATACAGGTGGTTGTAAACAAGATTTCTAAGAGAGAgaaattttggagaaaaatatacaTGGGCGTTTTAAGGTGGGGATCCACCAAAGTTAGGATTATGATGGTCAGATTTCCAGTTATACTCAAAATGTAGGtgatgaatagaaaaataaagagcaaaatctGCAACTGAGGATCATCTGTCAGTCCCAGAAGGATGAACACTGTTACTATGGTGTGATTTCTCATTATTGACTCCTGGATTTTGCCAAACCTACCGGTAAATGTCAGAGAGATTTGAACTGCAGAATTCAACAATGAAAACAGCCAACGATGAGAATTCTCTTGGTTATTTGACTCATCCAGGATCCATGGGCTTTACTTGTT encodes:
- the LOC114113640 gene encoding olfactory receptor 6C68-like, yielding MRNHTIVTVFILLGLTDDPQLQILLFIFLFITYILSITGNLTIIILTLVDPHLKTPMYIFLQNFSLLEILFTTTCIPRFLYNISTGDRVITYKACFIQLFLTDLFGVTEFFLLAAMSYDRYVAICKPLHYMTIMSNKLCKTMVICCWMAALMTILPPLSLDFHLEFCDSNIIDHFVCDISPLLKISCSDTWLIEQMVIACSVLIFIITLLCVVLSYIYAIRTILKFPSLQQRKKAFSTCSSHMIVLSISYGSCIFIYIKPSAKEEVNINKGVSLLISSISPMLNPFIYTLRNKQVKQAFDDSLKKKNAFLLRK